A DNA window from Engystomops pustulosus chromosome 6, aEngPut4.maternal, whole genome shotgun sequence contains the following coding sequences:
- the WNT9B gene encoding protein Wnt-9b has product MPAGLHLLLAALPLLTFLGQPGDSYFGLTSKESLSHYTSPSSVAASNHNRPHLKQCDLLPLTRRQKRLCRKEPGLAEALKEAVRLGIVECQYQLRSERWNCSLQGRGSLLKRGFKETSFLYAVSSAALTHSLAKACSGGKMERCTCDDSPGLESQRAWQWGVCGDNLRHSTRFLQNFLGQRKGGRDMRAKVDLHNTNAGIKAVKSGLKTTCKCHGVSGSCAVRTCWKQLSPFHETGALLKAKYDNAVKVLGATNEAVGGHETLGHSFAGRSPRSTDLVYLEDSPSFCRASRFSPGTAGRVCLRETTCDSLCCGRGYNTQSRMVTFSCHCQVHWCCHVECQKCVQQQDTYTCKQ; this is encoded by the exons ATGCCGGCCGGCCTCCACCTGCTCCTGGCCGCACTGCCCCTCCTCACCTTTCTAGGACAGCCTGGGGATAGCTACTTTGG GCTAACTAGCAAGGAGTCGCTCTCACACTACACTTCCCCTTCATCTGTCGCTGCCAGCAACCACAATCGACCACACCTCAAACAGTGTGACCTGCTGCCCCTCACTCGTAGGCAGAAGAGATTGTGCCGAAAGGAACCGGGTTTGGCAGAAGCACTTAAGGAAGCTGTTAGACTGGGCATCGTGGAATGCCAATACCAACTGCGCAGTGAGCGCTGGAACTGCAGTCTACAGGGCAGGGGGAGTCTCTTGAAAAGAG GATTTAAAGAGACATCATTCCTATATGCAGTGTCTTCTGCTGCTTTGACTCACTCGCTCGCCAAGGCTTGCAGTGGCGGCAAAATGGAACGCTGCACATGCGATGATTCTCCAGGGCTAGAGAGCCAGCGGGCATGGCAGTGGGGGGTCTGTGGGGATAATCTACGCCACAGCACCCGCTTTCTTCAAAACTTCTTGGGCCAAAGAAAAGGAGGCCGAGATATGAGAGCTAAGGTGGATCTGCATAACACCAATGCTGGGATTAAG GCTGTAAAAAGTGGTCTGAAGACGACATGTAAGTGCCATGGAGTGTCTGGTTCTTGTGCAGTTCGCACTTGTTGGAAACAACTATCCCCTTTCCATGAGACAGGAGCTTTGCTCAAAGCAAAGTATGACAACGCAGTCAAAGTCCTGGGAGCCACCAATGAGGCAGTAGGAGGCCATGAGACTTTGGGACATTCCTTTGCTGGACGCTCCCCACGATCTACTGACCTAGTCTATCTAGAGGATTCTCCCAGTTTCTGTCGTGCCAGTCGGTTTTCACCTGGTACGGCAGGAAGAGTGTGTTTGCGGGAGACCACCTGTGACAGCCTTTGCTGTGGAAGAGGATACAACACTCAAAGTCGTATGGTCACTTTTTCTTGCCACTGCCAAGTGCACTGGTGCTGCCATGTGGAGTGTCAGAAATGTGTCCAGCAACAAGACACTTATACCTGCAAACAATGA